The window TAATTATTTATGGAATGATTCTGCTAGGTTTAAATTTCAGTTTCTTATATGCTGCTAAATTTCTATTCTATCAGGTCCAGGATTTGCATTCAATAACTCCTGCCTACTTCTTGGATGTCAGTGGTGGTGTCATACACCCTCTTTCATATCAACAGGTTTGTTTGACTTTGATGCTTCAGCTTCATATAGTGGATAAGATCTTTTAGGTTATAGAGGGGGATTTTTATCTGATTTTACGTGCAGTTGTTTATTTCTAGTTGTGTGTATCATATGAAATATGATTCTATTCATGTAAAGGAGTAGCAAGAGTATTTTGAATTATCGGTGCCCTTTCTTTTGGCATGGTTGCAAAGGAGAACATGGATTAACATTAATTCCCATGTGACTACTAATAGCTGGCCTCAAGTGGAAATTCTAGAAATTGCATAATGTTGTATTAAGTTTTGGAGTAAGTTTGATTACTTTActtgcttatttatttatttaattatttatttttataaaaagaataatgttGTAATAGATCATTCATAGGTACTAGATAAGTACAAGAAGTTAGTTTATGATTGGTGTATGTTTCTTTGTTTCCAATTTATTGTTTTCTTAGACTGGAAATATTCATAACTTAAGTTGACTACTCAGATCAAAAAAATGAATTGTGATTTGAGTAGGATTTGATTTGCGGTTTTATTTGATATTGGATTTGATGCCCTCTTACGCCAACATCTTACGTCATATCATTAGCTTATATCAAGTCAGCTTGTGGTGAATTGATTACATTTCAATGGAAGCTTAGTGCATGTGAAACTCTTGAGGCTGCATTTTCCTAATAATCTTAGGCTAGACTGAGCTTATTATTTGTGATATTTTGAGCTTCATTTcctttttcaattatattttgaaaaattaatgaatGTATTAAATAAGTTATCGCAAAAATTACGACAAGGAATTGGGCTTCATTTTCTTATTTCCTCTTCAATTATGTATACCTGGCCAATGGTACAATTTTCTTGTTTTATCCATTGTTATTGTGGCATGTATAGCTTTCTCGCAATTGCGTGTCATTGGAATTATTTGACTAACAGTTCTCTGAGAAATGTTtcttagttaaataaaaaacacttcATATCCAGTAAATTGTCATCTATGATGTTTCTTTTTCCTTCTCATTTCTTATATGATTGAGTATCTTTGTGTGGATGTGTGTCTTCTAGGagctttcatatatattttttttgatatagTGTATACTTAAATTTTCTATGTTTGCTATGAAGGTTGAATGTTAAGTGATTGTCCTTGTCTTCTTTTCATTCAGGCTAGAAATTTTCGCTTTCCTTGTGGGCTTGTTTATGTTGCCGAACCAGGGTATGTTTTCTATTATGTCTCTCAAAAGTTTAATCTTGAAATTCGTTCTTAGGCAATCTTTGTTAATATTTTCCTATGGAACATAGGTTTGCTACAAGAGCAGAATTCGGCCATTTTACTTATGAAATAGATATTTTGTGTTTTAGTTGTTAACAATACCCATCTTTTGTAGGTACATGCTTTTCAGAGCAGGAGTTCCTCGCCATGCCATTATTAAGAAGTTTGCAGGTGAGGAAATTGCAAGTGTTGAAGATTTGATATCCGTGCTGTCTGGGTTGTCTAGAGGTGATCGCGTGCCACTGGAATATATAGGTCACTTGGATCGTCATAGGAGGAAGGTTAGATCATTACCATCAATCTCTTTTCTCCAATTTCACCACATACCATTAAAAATAAAGGAAACACAAAAATAAAGTGTCAAAGCATGAGAATCCATCCATTGTGGGTATGCTCATCCAAGATGCATCTATCAGCATTCATACTCATGTTTCCACTACTGTAATATTCTTCTACTGTTTCGACCAGTGCACACAACATTCTCccattgttttttttgttgagttACAACGTATTAGACCAATTTCTAAACTTTGCACAGGTTAAATTACGAGCTTTATTTGATATAAGTGAGAATCTTGATTGGCCTCTAGGTTTTTCCGTGTTTTTGTCAAGCTTCTCAAAACATTGTCATACCTGTGTGTGGTACTACTACAACTAAGTAACATGATGTAATAGAGAAACTAAAGGCTTTCAGAAATATCTTTATGTGGAACATCATTCGACATGCACGATGAAGCCCTTactgtatttaatatttatgtctCAACTGTATATGGTCTTTGATGTAGACATTTTCCTGTGCAGATAATTTATTCATCtagtttaatgattttttttattgaaagagGGGTCAACTCTAGTTTAATGATCTTATATTAGTCCCACCTTTCTTTTTCTCTTAGTTTTAACGTTTAACATTTCTACCTGCAGTCTGTCCTTGTCACAGTGGATCGGCATGAATGGTATGCCCGGCCACAGATTTACACACGTGATGACTGTACCGGTTTATGGAGAATAAAACCTGCATTGTCACCTGAATCTCCTATGTTCTACACTGGCCTGAGTAATGGCAAGCAAATCCATGCAAATCACACGATTCCAGTTGCTGATGAAGCCGTGATGGAGCATACAGATGTAGAAGTAAACAGAGAATTGGTAGATGGTATTCCTAGCATGGATCAAGTTGCTAAGAAAAGGCGAGTTGAGGACTCTTCTGGTGATACCAATATTATTGCTAATCGTTGCTTAAATGAGCATAGAGATGTGGAGTTGAGAGATTCAACAATTTCAGAAAGTACAATTGTCAGGGATCTCCAAGGAGCAGCTTCTGCAACTTCTAAGGCCTCGGTAGCTGAGCGTGTCATAGAGCCTACTCTTGTAATGTTTGAGGTAATATTGTGGATCTATAGATGTGATTGGCTTCAACTTGTCTTCTGTTTTTTGTTTTAGATCCAATTTACTTTTTGTCATTGTTCAGATTCTTTTTTCtctgtttatatttatatcatgGCATTTTGACATCACCAGTTCTCACCCTAGGCACGTCATGAGCTTCCCCAAACCTTAAGCTAACAACTATGCAAGTTCTGTTCACATGGAAGATCCTCATATATGGCTTCAGTGTTCTCATCTTAGTGAGCTACTGCCATCAACTTTGGACCATTGACCAGACCGCTTCATTCAGAAAGTTTGATAAactaagggcttgtttggtCTAGGGTTATTTTTtcaatgtttatttaaataaaaaacatgtttGGGTTGTATTGTAGTTGATAAACTAAGTGAATTATTTGggtcaaatcatcaaaatatttttagtatttaatattttaaaatgttataaaaaataaagtaagagtGTTTTTGTATTGTAGTTGATGGGTTGAATAATTTGatgagaagtgattgatgatgagatgttggtttatttggattaaatccaaataatgcACACCAATCAAGCCCTAAGTGTGTTCAATTTAGTTATggttctttctttttcttttcttttttttttttctggaaAGTTATGGTTCTTTCACCAATGCTATTTCCTTAGATTGTCCATGcaattgaattaataatttgagaTGGTCTGGTCATGCAGAATAGAACTACTGATTGCTCTAGTTAGATGTAGTACTGTAGTAGTTTACATGTAGAAAGAATTATAAAGGACAGAGGAAACGTTGATTAACTCTAGTAAAGTGGTTAGAAATTATCTGAtcacatgtaatatccatgcATTAATTCCCCATGATTGTGCTATATGCTGTAGGAGTCGTGTAGCCAACTCAAATTAATTGGATAAATTCTTTCCCATGTTAAGTTTCTTTCCCTGCATGATATGCTACATAATGATATTCAATGACCAGAAACTTTTCCTGATACTATTTTCATACAAGCTTTACCTTTTatagacaaaatatttgttgGTCAAAAACAATTCACTACTACTGCATTAGAGTATGTTCGTAACCTTGCTGTGTGTTGCACAATGCATGGAATGGAATTGTGGCATATAATCTAAGTATGGCATTGCATGCAGTCTAAATACCAAAACTTGTGATATATTGTAGCAACTTTCTATGTGATAAATTACCTTAAAGCATCAATGTACTCAGATATCTGTGATTAGAATGCTTTAACCCGATACTACATTGCAGGTTCATGTGCCACCATCATGCATGGTTGATGGTGTGCATTCACAACATTTCTTTGGAACAGgtgttattatatatcattctgTAAAGATGGGATTAGTTGCTGTTGACAAGAACACTGTTGCAATATCTATATCTGACGTGATGCTTTCTTTTGCGGCCTTTCCAATTGAAATTCCTGGGGAGGTAAAAGTTTTGTGTTGTCTACAATGTTGAACTCTCATAGATTTTGTCTTGTTCATTTCTTAGACAATGTGTTCTACTACAGGTTGTTTTTCTCCACCCCGTCCACAATTTTGCTCTTATTGCATATGATCCTTCTGCTCTTGGGCCTGTAGGTGCCTCTGTTGTTCGTGCTGCGGAACTGCTCCCTGGTAGCTtctcatatacatatatatttttggacTTCATATTATTTACTATCTAGCAGTTTGATAcagaatttgtatttttttagctTCTCAACCCCTAGTGGTTTGTTACATTGAGGATTCCCTGTAACTACCCTTCAGTTTAGCAAAGATTTCTTTTTCCTTATtctttgattatattttattttttgctcTCTCTAAGCAGCTATATAAAGTTGTGTAATCTAACTCAAAATAATAGAAGATGTCTTTCAAATGTCTATTCACTTAAGTATTCAATTATACATTTTCATGGTATTTGTAATTTGATGGAGAGATGAAAGATTATTATATCCatctttttttatgttttcagaTGAAAACACTATGAAGGGTCGTTTAAGCTATTTTTCTTTATGATCTTCTATTCTCgactctttttctttttttgttacGTGGGAGTTTTACAGTCTGAAGTTACCTTCAGGTTCCcaatatacatattttaatatacttCTGTTTTCTTATTTCTAATGAGATCTTAATGGCATGTACTTCTGCAGAACCTTTACTGTGTCGTGGAGACTCTGTGTATCTTGTAGGGTTAAGTAGAAGCTTGCAAGCAACTTCAAGAAAATCCATTGTTACCAACCCTTGTGCTGCTTTAAACATAGGCTCTGCTGATTGCCCAAGGTATAGAGCAACAAATATGGAAGTCATCGAACTTGATACTGGTAATTTGAAGTTCCTGTTGCTTAAAATTGATCCAGGCTAACTTATGAATTGTAAAGAGGAGTCGACCCAGGTGTCTATACTCTCGTTTTTGCTTTTCAAAGATGAACATCCTTAAACATTTCATTAATGATATCATCAATGATCTGTCTCAGATTTTGGTAGTACTTTCTCGGGCGTGCTTGCTGATGAGAAAGGAAGAGTTCAGGCTATCTGGGGAAGTTTTTCAACACAGGTTCGTCTTATTTGGTGCTTTAGTGAGTTAGTTTAGTTTTTGGTAGTGCTTTGACAGTATAATCCTATATACAGCTGAAGTATGATTGTAACTCATCAGAAGATCATCAATTTATCCGTGGTTTACCAATTCATGCAATTACCCATGTCCTTGACAAAATTGTATCTGGTGAAAGTGGCCCAAATCTTCTCATTAATGGTTTCGTAATGCAAATGCCGTTGATTAGGATCTTAGATGTCGAATTATACCCTACTCTCCTTTCCAAGGCTAGGAGTTTTGGGTTAAGTGATAAATGGATTCAGGTAAAATTCTCTGATTTCTGTTCTCTTACTCcttatatatttctctttcttttaaagaaaaaacaaaattatttgtcTGCTTATGTGATGCTCCTTATATCTTTCTCACCAGAACAAATATTTCTTGTAACTAGTGTAATGCATATCACCCCTCCAAAACCCGAGCAGTAAGAGATTCTAGATAAGGGGGGTATATTTGGGGTGTATACAAAGCAAACGAAGGATTTTTGTTCATTTTGGGGGAAGGTTTCATAAATATGgattaaattagaatttttaatgCTTTGTCAAAAGTTGTCATTGCTGATGGCGGTCAAAaacatatgttttttttctaaaaaggtcaatttttattaaaaagaacgcAAGATGTGTTCAAATGTTACAAAAgggaagaaaaaaacaaaacaataaataagaataaataagaaaacaacataagaattttaaatgccAATAAGATCAAAACATATGTTAATTCTGAATTATTACTGGTTCTACAAAAAGGGTGCATTGGGTGTTCCATACTTTTTATTCTCCTTCTGTTCATCTTATTGGATCAATTTCTATAAAGTCAGTGTTGCATTTTATTGGATGTTTTGTGGGTCATTTTCCATTTCTTAACTTCTTAGGTTTCCCCATGGAAAATAAACTTAACCTCTtatttcaacttttttattCAGACGTGGTGTAacattgtttaaaataaattgactaTATATGTTGTGTCAGATATCATAGTCAAGGTGTATTTTGTGTCAGATATCATAGTCATCTTTAAATCTCATTGATTAGTTTGTTTGTGTAGGCTCTAGTTAAGAAGGATCCTGTTAGGCGTCAAGTATTATGTGTTAAAGGTTGTTTGGCGGGATCAAGTGCTGAGAATCTTTTGGAACAAGGTGACATGATATTGGCAATTAATAAGGAGCCTGTCACATGCTTCCGTGACATCGAAAATGCTTGTGAATCATTGGACCAGTGTAAAGATACTGATGGAAGGTTGAACTTGACTATATTCCGACAGGTGATCAAATGTACTTAATCATCTAGGTCTCTATCATCAGCTTTCCTGCTTTCATTAAATTGGTTGAAGAAGTAAACATGGTTTGTTATGGTATTCTTTTGACTATCACTTTcttgtttattataattttgttgatttcCATTGTTGAAAAGTCTTGGCGAAACATGAACATCTAATTCAATGTGGCCATCTCATTAATGAGCATAACATACGTGTCTCATTTATTACAAACTTCATGCTTGTTTCTTTTTGAAATAATATCTAAATCATTTGAGCTATACAAGACATTCCATGCTGAGAACCA is drawn from Impatiens glandulifera chromosome 3, dImpGla2.1, whole genome shotgun sequence and contains these coding sequences:
- the LOC124928683 gene encoding protease Do-like 7 isoform X2 is translated as MQAASGTKGGSSGSPVIDWQGRAIALNAGSKSSSASAFFLPLERVVRALKILQNGGLSRDKCEAVKIPRGTLQATFIHKGFDETRRLGLKSETEQMVRHASPLGETGMLVVHSVVPGGPAQKLLEPGDILVRMNGDVLTQFLKMETLLDDSVDKKIELQIERGGTQMTVELMVQDLHSITPAYFLDVSGGVIHPLSYQQARNFRFPCGLVYVAEPGYMLFRAGVPRHAIIKKFAGEEIASVEDLISVLSGLSRGDRVPLEYIGHLDRHRRKSVLVTVDRHEWYARPQIYTRDDCTGLWRIKPALSPESPMFYTGLSNGKQIHANHTIPVADEAVMEHTDVEVNRELVDGIPSMDQVAKKRRVEDSSGDTNIIANRCLNEHRDVELRDSTISESTIVRDLQGAASATSKASVAERVIEPTLVMFEVHVPPSCMVDGVHSQHFFGTGVIIYHSVKMGLVAVDKNTVAISISDVMLSFAAFPIEIPGEVVFLHPVHNFALIAYDPSALGPVGASVVRAAELLPEPLLCRGDSVYLVGLSRSLQATSRKSIVTNPCAALNIGSADCPRYRATNMEVIELDTDFGSTFSGVLADEKGRVQAIWGSFSTQLKYDCNSSEDHQFIRGLPIHAITHVLDKIVSGESGPNLLINGFVMQMPLIRILDVELYPTLLSKARSFGLSDKWIQALVKKDPVRRQVLCVKGCLAGSSAENLLEQGDMILAINKEPVTCFRDIENACESLDQCKDTDGRLNLTIFRQDREIDLLVGTDVRDGNGTTRVINWCGSIIHDPHPAVRALGFLPEEGHGVYVARWCHGSPVHRYGLYALRWIVEINGKPTPDLDAFVNVTKEIEDGEFVRVKTIHLNGKPRVLTLKQDLHYWPTWEIRFDPSSAIWRRNTIKALAGNIA
- the LOC124928683 gene encoding protease Do-like 7 isoform X1, coding for MDDPLERLQSETMEEREGSSMKEELSMEIDPPFKESTATAEDWRKALSMVVPAVVVLRTTACRAFDTEAAGASYATGFVVDKHRGIILSNRHVVKPGPVVAEAMFVNREEVSIYPIYRDPVHDFGFFRYNPGAIQFLNYEEIPLAPEAACVGLEIRVVGNDSGEKVSILAGTLARLDRDAPQYKKDGYNDFNTFYMQAASGTKGGSSGSPVIDWQGRAIALNAGSKSSSASAFFLPLERVVRALKILQNGGLSRDKCEAVKIPRGTLQATFIHKGFDETRRLGLKSETEQMVRHASPLGETGMLVVHSVVPGGPAQKLLEPGDILVRMNGDVLTQFLKMETLLDDSVDKKIELQIERGGTQMTVELMVQDLHSITPAYFLDVSGGVIHPLSYQQARNFRFPCGLVYVAEPGYMLFRAGVPRHAIIKKFAGEEIASVEDLISVLSGLSRGDRVPLEYIGHLDRHRRKSVLVTVDRHEWYARPQIYTRDDCTGLWRIKPALSPESPMFYTGLSNGKQIHANHTIPVADEAVMEHTDVEVNRELVDGIPSMDQVAKKRRVEDSSGDTNIIANRCLNEHRDVELRDSTISESTIVRDLQGAASATSKASVAERVIEPTLVMFEVHVPPSCMVDGVHSQHFFGTGVIIYHSVKMGLVAVDKNTVAISISDVMLSFAAFPIEIPGEVVFLHPVHNFALIAYDPSALGPVGASVVRAAELLPEPLLCRGDSVYLVGLSRSLQATSRKSIVTNPCAALNIGSADCPRYRATNMEVIELDTDFGSTFSGVLADEKGRVQAIWGSFSTQLKYDCNSSEDHQFIRGLPIHAITHVLDKIVSGESGPNLLINGFVMQMPLIRILDVELYPTLLSKARSFGLSDKWIQALVKKDPVRRQVLCVKGCLAGSSAENLLEQGDMILAINKEPVTCFRDIENACESLDQCKDTDGRLNLTIFRQDREIDLLVGTDVRDGNGTTRVINWCGSIIHDPHPAVRALGFLPEEGHGVYVARWCHGSPVHRYGLYALRWIVEINGKPTPDLDAFVNVTKEIEDGEFVRVKTIHLNGKPRVLTLKQDLHYWPTWEIRFDPSSAIWRRNTIKALAGNIA